From Effusibacillus pohliae DSM 22757, a single genomic window includes:
- a CDS encoding GIY-YIG nuclease family protein, which yields MPYVYIVECKDGTLYTGYAMDLRKRLQEHNSGQGAKYTRGRGPVRLRYVEICPDKSSAVRREWAIKRLDRRRKQALIDSVCLLI from the coding sequence ATGCCTTACGTATACATAGTGGAGTGCAAGGACGGCACGCTGTACACCGGCTACGCAATGGATTTGCGCAAGCGGTTGCAGGAACATAACAGCGGACAAGGGGCAAAATACACGCGGGGCCGCGGTCCGGTTCGGCTGCGGTATGTGGAGATATGCCCTGACAAATCGTCCGCCGTGCGGCGGGAATGGGCGATCAAACGGCTGGATCGGCGGCGCAAACAGGCACTGATCGACTCTGTCTGCCTGTTGATCTGA
- the cax gene encoding calcium/proton exchanger — protein sequence MLQRILTITLIVFLPLTVIGNFLHFPEVLLFVLACVTIIPLAGIMGRATESIAIHSGPRIGGLLNATFGNAVELIIAFLALRQGLTQVVQASLTGAVIGNLLLVAGLSFLVGGIKYPIQKFNAAIARTNSSMMLLGVVIALIIPAIFSLQNPQIANKLSIGVAAVSLALYLLGLYFALFTHKHVFHFTEDMEEESAEWSLGKASGILAASTVAVGYVSEILVHTIETVSHTLGWSEVFIGVIIVAIIGNAAEHSSAILMAWKNRMDVSLEIAVGSSLQIAMFVAPVLVFAGWLIAKPLPLVFSWPELAAMTLSVLLTAFLANDGESNWLEGVMALGAYLIIGIGFYFL from the coding sequence ATGCTGCAACGGATTTTGACGATTACATTGATTGTGTTCCTGCCGTTGACGGTGATCGGAAACTTCTTGCATTTTCCGGAAGTGTTATTGTTCGTGCTGGCCTGTGTCACGATCATCCCGTTGGCCGGGATTATGGGCAGGGCGACCGAGAGCATCGCGATCCACAGCGGTCCGCGGATCGGCGGCTTGTTAAACGCCACGTTCGGCAATGCGGTCGAATTGATCATCGCGTTTTTGGCGCTGCGGCAGGGGTTGACCCAGGTCGTGCAGGCGTCCTTGACGGGCGCGGTGATCGGCAATTTGCTGCTGGTCGCCGGACTCAGCTTTCTCGTAGGAGGCATCAAGTATCCGATCCAAAAATTCAACGCGGCGATCGCCCGCACCAATTCGTCGATGATGCTGCTGGGGGTTGTGATCGCGTTAATCATCCCCGCCATTTTTTCCTTGCAAAATCCGCAAATTGCCAACAAACTGAGCATCGGCGTGGCCGCGGTGTCGCTCGCCTTGTACCTGCTGGGACTGTATTTTGCGCTGTTTACGCATAAGCACGTGTTTCATTTTACGGAGGATATGGAAGAAGAATCGGCCGAATGGTCATTGGGCAAAGCATCCGGCATCCTGGCGGCATCTACGGTGGCGGTCGGCTACGTGTCGGAAATCCTGGTGCATACAATCGAGACCGTGTCCCATACGCTCGGCTGGTCGGAAGTGTTTATCGGGGTGATCATCGTCGCTATCATCGGCAATGCGGCGGAGCATAGTTCGGCGATTTTAATGGCCTGGAAAAACCGGATGGACGTATCGCTTGAAATTGCGGTGGGCAGTTCGTTGCAAATCGCCATGTTTGTCGCTCCCGTGCTGGTGTTTGCCGGCTGGTTGATCGCCAAACCGTTGCCGCTCGTGTTCTCCTGGCCGGAGCTTGCGGCCATGACATTGTCCGTCCTGTTGACCGCCTTTTTGGCAAACGACGGGGAATCGAACTGGTTGGAAGGCGTGATGGCGCTTGGCGCGTATTTGATTATCGGGATTGGGTTTTATTTTCTGTAA
- a CDS encoding FAD-dependent oxidoreductase has translation MKKAILYSSTGCPYCEKIKKDLQNWGIVYEERNVTVNPDYFHDLHEKGIFSTPVTFIDGEAFIGYRPNKMKDYLGIQEEATARKNDPGKETSDIFSALSEDMFNEVYDLAIIGSGPAGSSAAVYAARGRLKTIVLDKAPGAGALAITHKIANYPGVSEELTGLELVDRIRRQAVSFGATFVRTQVLSVHLQDEIKQLKTPEGTIKAKTVFIAVGARGNNKKIRGEEEFTGRGVSYCSTCDGAFFQDRIVGVSGDNEEALTETIALAKFAKQVYFFIPTKKLQGEADIKAVEPYRNIEVLWQHRVREVIGTDKFEGVLVQKPDGEQEMYELDGVFFYLAGNKPNTDFLGDEVKRDKDGYVVVDEFLRTNLDGVFAGGDARRTPVKQAVVAAADGAIAAMGADAYVNKRKKLVPQYS, from the coding sequence ATGAAAAAAGCGATTTTGTACTCGAGCACCGGTTGTCCTTACTGTGAGAAAATCAAAAAAGACCTGCAAAATTGGGGAATCGTATATGAAGAGCGGAATGTAACGGTCAATCCGGATTATTTTCATGACCTGCACGAAAAAGGAATCTTCTCGACACCCGTCACTTTTATTGACGGGGAAGCGTTCATTGGCTACCGGCCGAACAAGATGAAAGACTATCTGGGTATTCAGGAAGAGGCGACCGCCAGGAAAAACGATCCAGGCAAAGAGACATCGGATATTTTCTCGGCGCTGTCGGAAGACATGTTCAACGAGGTCTACGATCTGGCGATCATCGGTTCCGGTCCCGCGGGCTCGTCGGCAGCCGTATATGCGGCGCGCGGACGCCTGAAGACGATTGTACTCGACAAGGCGCCCGGTGCGGGGGCGCTGGCGATTACGCATAAAATCGCCAACTACCCGGGTGTCAGCGAGGAACTGACCGGACTGGAACTGGTCGACCGGATCCGTCGGCAAGCGGTCAGTTTTGGCGCGACGTTCGTGCGCACGCAGGTGTTATCGGTCCATCTGCAGGACGAGATCAAGCAACTGAAAACTCCGGAAGGCACGATCAAGGCGAAAACGGTGTTTATCGCGGTCGGCGCGCGCGGCAACAACAAAAAAATCAGAGGCGAAGAAGAGTTCACCGGCCGCGGCGTCAGCTACTGCTCGACCTGTGACGGCGCGTTTTTCCAGGATCGGATTGTCGGCGTGTCGGGCGACAACGAAGAGGCGCTGACGGAAACGATCGCCCTCGCCAAGTTCGCCAAGCAGGTGTATTTCTTCATTCCGACGAAGAAGCTGCAGGGGGAGGCGGATATCAAGGCGGTCGAACCGTACCGCAACATCGAAGTGTTGTGGCAGCACCGTGTACGCGAAGTGATCGGCACCGACAAGTTCGAGGGGGTGTTGGTGCAGAAACCGGACGGCGAACAGGAAATGTACGAGCTCGACGGCGTGTTCTTCTACCTGGCGGGGAACAAGCCCAACACCGATTTTCTCGGCGATGAAGTGAAGCGGGACAAGGACGGCTACGTTGTCGTCGACGAGTTCCTGCGGACGAACCTCGACGGTGTGTTCGCCGGGGGTGATGCGCGGCGGACGCCTGTCAAGCAGGCGGTGGTTGCGGCTGCTGACGGTGCGATCGCGGCGATGGGTGCCGATGCGTACGTCAACAAGCGGAAGAAGCTGGTTCCGCAGTATAGTTGA